The DNA segment CATGGAGGGGATAAAGCGGTACGGCAGCGCCCTCGTCCCCATGGACGAGACGCTCTGCATGACGGCCGTCGACATATCGGGGCGTTCGTCTTTCGTCTTCCGGGGGCGTCTCCAGGGAAGGACGGGAGGGTTCGACGTCGACGTGGTGAAGGAATTCCTCCAGGCCTTTGTGAACGAGGCGAGGCTGACCCTTCACGTCAACCTCCTCTATGGAAGCAACCTCCACCACAAGGTGGAGGCGGTGTTCAAATCCTTCGCCCGGGCCTTAAGGGCCGCGGTGGAGAAGGACGACCGCATAAAGGGCGTGCTCAGCACGAAGGGCGTGCTTTAGATGATCGTCGTTGTCGATT comes from the Syntrophorhabdus sp. genome and includes:
- the hisB gene encoding imidazoleglycerol-phosphate dehydratase HisB — translated: MARKAEVERTTKETSISVSWNLDGSGEYSISTGIPFFDHMLDLFAKHGLFDLGVTAEGDTEVDNHHTVEDVGIAMGKALRDALGGMEGIKRYGSALVPMDETLCMTAVDISGRSSFVFRGRLQGRTGGFDVDVVKEFLQAFVNEARLTLHVNLLYGSNLHHKVEAVFKSFARALRAAVEKDDRIKGVLSTKGVL